The nucleotide window AAGCGCGGGCGCTCACCCGTGCCCGACTGTGCCTGGGCCGCCTTGGTGACCGTCATGTCCGTGCCCAGCCCGTACAGCGACTGGAGGACCTTGCCCTGCGCCTTCTCCATGCCGGACGACACGGAGCTGACCACGATGACCAGGGCGATGCCCAGGGCGAGTCCGGAGGCGACGACGAGCGCCGCCTTTCTGCGGCGGCGCAGTTCGCGCCTGAGATAGGTGAAGAACATGGCCGCAAGGTAGGGACGGCGTGTGATGACGGGATAAGCCCCGCATAAGAGAAGGATGAGAAGGCTGTGCGGACCCCGGAAGCGGGCTCTCAGCACGCTGTGGGAACGCCGGAGGGCGGCCGCTCGGTACGAGCAACCGCCCTCCTGCGTACGGGGGTTCGGATCAGACGGCCGAACCGGCCTTCCACGCCGCCCAGTCCAGGTTCCAGCCGTTGAGGCCGTTGTCCGGGGCGATGGTCTCGTCACCGGTGTTCCGCACGTCGACCACGTCACCGACGATCGAGTGGCTGTAGAACCAGCCGCCCGGGGAGTTCGTGTCGTTGGCACCCTTGGTGTCCGACAGGCCCACGCAGCCGTGGCTGGTGTTGACGCTGCCGAAGATGGACTTGGCGCCCCAGTAGTTGCCGTGGATGAACGTGCCGGAGGTCGACAGGCGCATCGCGTGCGGGACGTCCTTGATGTCGTACTCGCCCTTGCCGTCTTCCTTGGTGAAGCCGACCGTCGAGCCGTCCATCCGGGTCTCCTTGAACTTCTCGGAGATCACCATCCGGCCTTCGTACGTCTTGTTCTCCGGAGCGCCCGCGGAGATCGGGATGGTCCTGATGGTCTTGCCGTCCTGCGTGACCTTCATCGTCTTCGTCTTGGCGTCGACGATCGAGACCTGGTTGCGGCCGATCTTGAAGGTGACCGTCTTCTGCTGCACGCCGTAGACACCGGAGGCACCTTCGACACCGTCGAGGTTCAGCTTCAGGGTGACGGTGGAGTTGCCCTTCCAGTACTCCTCGGGGCGGAAGTCCAGGCGGTTGGCGCCGAACCAGTGGCCGACGACCTCCTGGCCGCTGGTGGAGGAGACGGTGATCGCCTTCTGGACGTCCGCCTTGTTCGTGATCGCCTTGTCGAAGTTGATCGAGACCGGCATGCCGACGCCGACGGTGGAGCCGTCCTCGGGCGTGAAGTTGCCGATGAAGCTGTTGGCCGGGGAGACCGTCGTGAACGACGCGTTCTCGTGGGCGGCGCGGCCGTCCGAGTCCTTGGCCGTCGCGGCGATCTTGTAGGCGGTGGCACGCTCCAGCTGGCCGCTGGGCTTCCAGCTCTTCTTGTCCGCGGATATCTCGCCCGCGACGGCGGCACCGGCCGCCGTCTTCATGGTCACTTCACTCAGCGTGCCCTTGGTCACGGTGACCGCGGCGGCGCTGTTGATGGAGGCGTTGTCGGAGCCGTCCTTGGGCGTGATCTTGATCTGGGCCTCGGAGGTCTCCTTGGCCGCCGCCTCGTCGACCTTGGACTGCGAGGAGCCGTCACCTTCGCTTTCGCCCTTGGGGTTCTCGTCGCTCCCTCCGCTGCACGCAGAGAGCACCAGCACCCCGCCGAGCAGTGCGGACGCGACCGTCAGGCCCCTGCGCCGCTTACTGTCCGTCATCACACGCTTCTCCATCGTTGCCGAATCCCCGAAAACACGAGAGTCCCCGTAACACCTTCAAACGCTACGACCGCTTCGTCCCGTTCCACATCCTTCACAGGTGTGGGGCACACCACGTCGCTCCGCGGGGACACGTCCGGTGCGGGTGTCGGTCACTGCGTCCCGTGAGACGACGGAACCCCGGGTGGCGGTTGCCGCCCGGGGTCACGATTTTCCCAGCGGTGTCAGCCGGTCGTCACTTCCCCGTCCGAGGCGTCATCATCCTCGTCCAGGTCCCAGTCCGGCGAATCGGGGTCGTAGTCGATCTCCTCGCTGCTCCACGAGGCCTGCGCGAGCTCGACCCCGGGCACGTCGCCGATCAGGTCGAACGGGTCGACGAGGTACGCGAGCGCCTCGGCCGTGTCCTCCGTCACCGTACGCTCGGCGTCGGCCCGCTCCTCGGCCGGGATCTCGGAGTCCCCGGCCATACGCTCCAGTGCGGCCTTGGTGAGGGCGTTCTCGTCGTC belongs to Streptomyces sp. V3I8 and includes:
- a CDS encoding Ig-like domain-containing protein; this encodes MEKRVMTDSKRRRGLTVASALLGGVLVLSACSGGSDENPKGESEGDGSSQSKVDEAAAKETSEAQIKITPKDGSDNASINSAAAVTVTKGTLSEVTMKTAAGAAVAGEISADKKSWKPSGQLERATAYKIAATAKDSDGRAAHENASFTTVSPANSFIGNFTPEDGSTVGVGMPVSINFDKAITNKADVQKAITVSSTSGQEVVGHWFGANRLDFRPEEYWKGNSTVTLKLNLDGVEGASGVYGVQQKTVTFKIGRNQVSIVDAKTKTMKVTQDGKTIRTIPISAGAPENKTYEGRMVISEKFKETRMDGSTVGFTKEDGKGEYDIKDVPHAMRLSTSGTFIHGNYWGAKSIFGSVNTSHGCVGLSDTKGANDTNSPGGWFYSHSIVGDVVDVRNTGDETIAPDNGLNGWNLDWAAWKAGSAV